The Diadema setosum chromosome 1, eeDiaSeto1, whole genome shotgun sequence genome has a window encoding:
- the LOC140226973 gene encoding uncharacterized protein, producing MADGAGLVLCVTEQTSKLEGVLEEAKLKVKDSLEEFVNSGISVLGQAIGIYYSLFTSLSVVSRPEMESIFQKHFHMPSVRDAVSALEEVEAEWNQFVEEIDGQLSNPSENSASLRVGAEGPCDTKVQDVRTGNWCTVSSYLDGAQSLILVLLRHFAULPURHHVAELQARRADVAAAGGRVLVVSFGSREGAAQWLDITGCQFDMVTDEERDIYKAFGLRVSVCKVWGTAAMLYYAEQKARGQTLPRKFANVEDDPNQMGGDFILDPRGRVAFVYSSKVPHDRPSVDLLIQALKDHPA from the exons attcacttgaagagtttgtcaACTCTGGGATATCTGTCCTTGGACAGGCAATAGGAATCTATTACTCCCTGTTTACAAG TCTTAGTGTGGTAAGTCGTCCCGAGATGGAGTCGATCTTCCAGAAGCACTTCCACATGCCGTCTGTCCGGGATGCTGTGTCTGCTCTAGAAGAAGTAGAG GCAGAGTGGAATCAGTTTGTGGAAGAGATAGACGGGCAGCTCTCCAACCCCAGTGAAAACTCGGCCAGCTTGCGTGTAGGTGCTGAAGGGCCGTGTGATACCAAGGTGCAAGATGTGCGGACTGGGAA CTGGTGCACTGTCTCCTCCTACCTGGATGGCGCCCAAAGTCTCATCCTGGTCCTCCTCCGTCACTTCGCCTGACTGCCGTGACGCCACCATGTGGCGGAGCTCCAGGCGAGGCGCGCCGACGTCGCGGCGGCGGGAGGGCGTGTCCTGGTCGTCTCCTTTGGCTCTCGCGAGGGAGCTGCGCAGTGGTTGGATATCACGGGGTGCCAGTTCGACATGGTGACAGATGAGGAAAGGGAT ATATACAAAGCCTTTGGTCTACGTGTCTCGGTGTGCAAGGTATGGGGCACTGCAGCCATGCTTTACTACGCAGAGCAAAAAGCCAGAGGACAGACCCTCCCCCGAAAGTTTGCCAACGTTGAGGATGATCCCAACCAG ATGGGCGGTGATTTCATTCTTGACCCCAGAGGCAGGGTGGCTTTCGTGTACAGCAGCAAGGTGCCACACGACAGACCGTCGGTGGATCTACTCATCCAGGCTTTGAAG GATCACCCTGCGTAG